The Methanobrevibacter millerae genome window below encodes:
- a CDS encoding queuosine precursor transporter gives MFENMNKTKAYAYLAGIFCACMIASNILATRTLEISFIALPCSILTFPILFIVNDILSEIYGFKLTKNIIYLGFIINVVVVALYQVAMIFPSNSPNAPAFAALLSTTPRLFVAGLISYMMGNLLNSQVLVKLKEKYSDLLFVRVIVSTIIGETVDSVIFIFVSFYGVLPNDLVLTMICCQIVFKVLYELIFYALTRKVIFKIKTLDEGSLFSKN, from the coding sequence ATGTTTGAAAACATGAATAAGACTAAAGCATATGCATATCTTGCGGGAATATTTTGTGCCTGCATGATTGCATCCAACATATTGGCTACTCGAACACTGGAAATAAGCTTCATAGCTTTGCCATGTTCTATATTGACATTTCCGATACTATTTATTGTTAATGACATCCTATCTGAAATTTACGGCTTTAAACTGACAAAAAATATTATCTATTTGGGTTTCATCATCAATGTTGTGGTAGTTGCCCTATATCAGGTTGCCATGATATTTCCTTCAAACAGTCCCAATGCCCCTGCATTTGCAGCGCTTCTCTCAACAACACCCAGGCTGTTTGTAGCAGGGCTTATTTCCTACATGATGGGCAATCTTTTAAATTCCCAAGTACTTGTCAAATTAAAGGAAAAATATTCTGATCTGCTTTTTGTACGCGTTATAGTGAGTACCATAATAGGGGAAACTGTCGATTCTGTAATTTTCATTTTTGTTTCATTCTACGGAGTTCTGCCGAATGATTTGGTTTTGACCATGATCTGCTGTCAGATAGTGTTCAAGGTACTGTACGAACTGATATTCTACGCTTTAACCCGAAAAGTGATTTTCAAAATAAAAACCCTGGATGAGGGGTCACTCTTTAGCAAGAATTAA
- a CDS encoding winged helix-turn-helix transcriptional regulator has translation MKGERVVCPVDVTLNLINKKWCIQIIRDMFFGKKHFNEFKEDKPNLSNKVLSNCLKELEEKGLIEKLVLNTTPVTTEYCLTEYGKSMNRIVYELAMFTLYDENDNTYSDETRNELKNMFREVLEIDY, from the coding sequence ATGAAAGGTGAACGAGTTGTCTGTCCTGTTGATGTGACTCTAAATTTGATAAATAAAAAATGGTGTATACAGATTATAAGAGATATGTTCTTTGGTAAAAAACATTTCAATGAGTTTAAAGAGGACAAACCCAATTTAAGCAATAAAGTATTGTCAAATTGTTTAAAGGAACTTGAAGAAAAAGGATTAATTGAAAAGCTAGTTTTGAATACAACACCGGTAACTACTGAATATTGTCTGACGGAATATGGAAAATCAATGAACAGAATCGTATATGAACTGGCAATGTTTACATTGTATGATGAAAATGACAATACCTATTCTGATGAAACCCGCAATGAATTAAAAAACATGTTCAGGGAAGTGCTTGAAATCGATTATTAA
- a CDS encoding protein-ADP-ribose hydrolase, with the protein MNTQQQLDFLIKYLINERDEEINIPKDINDKKLLFRSLVNVRPPLEVSDEFLHIQDEFLTNETLNKNLTSAEDITEIKGKVALWRGDITTLNVDAIVNAANSKLLGCFIPLHNCIDNVIHSSAGIQLRQECSEIMHRQGHDEEVGKAKITNAYNLPSKHVIHTVGPAIPYGAEPSNEDCEKLSSCYKSCLDLASYNELKSIAFCSISTGVFNFPQRKAAEIAIKTVEDYLNENKTSLEKVIFDTFSQRSYLIYKNLLFGG; encoded by the coding sequence ATAAACACACAGCAACAATTAGACTTTTTAATCAAGTATTTAATTAATGAACGTGATGAAGAAATAAATATTCCAAAGGACATTAATGATAAAAAATTACTGTTTAGGTCTCTTGTGAATGTAAGGCCTCCTTTAGAGGTGTCAGATGAATTTTTACATATTCAGGACGAATTTTTGACTAATGAAACATTAAACAAGAATCTGACTTCAGCCGAAGATATCACTGAAATCAAAGGGAAAGTAGCGTTATGGCGGGGAGACATTACCACGCTGAATGTTGATGCAATCGTGAACGCCGCCAATTCAAAATTACTTGGCTGTTTTATTCCCCTGCACAACTGCATTGACAATGTTATTCATTCTTCAGCAGGAATACAATTAAGACAGGAATGCAGTGAAATAATGCACAGACAGGGTCATGATGAGGAAGTCGGAAAAGCAAAAATTACCAATGCATATAATTTGCCTTCAAAGCATGTAATCCACACTGTAGGACCTGCAATTCCTTATGGGGCGGAACCTTCCAATGAAGACTGTGAAAAACTATCAAGTTGCTATAAGTCATGTTTGGATTTGGCCAGTTATAATGAACTTAAATCAATTGCATTTTGCAGCATTTCAACAGGCGTTTTTAATTTTCCTCAAAGAAAAGCAGCTGAAATCGCAATCAAAACAGTTGAAGATTATTTGAATGAAAATAAAACATCACTGGAAAAAGTGATTTTTGATACATTCTCACAGAGGAGTTACCTAATTTATAAAAATTTATTGTTTGGAGGATAA
- a CDS encoding Sir2 silent information regulator family NAD-dependent deacetylase, which produces MDKFVLRLDKAIDAINDADYVLIGAGAGFSAAAGIEYSGKRFEDNFADFIEKYGVTDMYSATFYPYETQEAKWAHWARHVYVNRYSVGKTKLYEQLLDLVKDKEYFVLTTNVDHQFWINGFEDERIFATQGDYGLMQCETACHDKLYSNRELVFEAIENTHDCMIPSDLVPVCPVCGGNMEINVRKDNYFVEDEKWREMHDNYSKFLEKIGTDDRLVLLELGVGFNTPVIIRYPFEQMTHNNPNVKLIRLNRSYAQAIPENKDKTISFDEEISEIFDYWTKRI; this is translated from the coding sequence ATGGATAAATTCGTTTTAAGATTGGATAAAGCTATTGATGCTATTAATGATGCAGATTATGTGCTTATAGGTGCAGGTGCAGGTTTTTCAGCGGCTGCCGGAATAGAATATTCTGGCAAACGTTTTGAGGATAACTTCGCCGACTTCATTGAAAAATATGGTGTAACAGACATGTATTCCGCTACATTCTACCCTTATGAAACTCAAGAAGCAAAATGGGCTCATTGGGCACGTCATGTCTATGTGAACAGATATTCTGTTGGAAAAACAAAATTATACGAACAGCTGCTTGATTTAGTGAAAGATAAGGAATATTTTGTCTTGACAACCAATGTCGATCATCAGTTTTGGATTAATGGCTTTGAGGATGAAAGGATATTTGCAACTCAGGGAGATTATGGTCTGATGCAGTGTGAAACGGCATGCCATGATAAACTGTATTCGAATAGGGAATTAGTCTTTGAAGCTATTGAAAACACCCATGACTGCATGATTCCATCAGATTTGGTTCCCGTATGTCCTGTTTGCGGAGGCAATATGGAAATCAATGTCAGAAAAGACAACTACTTTGTTGAAGATGAAAAATGGCGTGAAATGCATGACAACTACTCAAAATTTTTAGAAAAAATAGGAACTGATGACAGATTGGTCCTATTGGAACTGGGCGTAGGTTTCAACACACCAGTAATCATCAGATATCCGTTTGAGCAGATGACACATAATAATCCAAACGTTAAATTAATTCGATTAAATAGGAGTTATGCGCAGGCAATACCTGAAAACAAGGATAAGACCATTAGCTTTGATGAGGAAATTTCAGAAATCTTTGACTATTGGACAAAAAGAATATAA
- a CDS encoding ROK family protein, producing the protein MESEKYLAIDVGGTAIKYVTADSTAEISKINEIKTRRGKGEVFESLDEIISPQLKNISGIAMSFPGKIDAEKGIAHTAGAFRWMSDLPLKSILEEKYTKPVWVENDGKCGALAEFWKGNLRGVKNGVFIGLGTEIAGGIILDGKLYRGSFGSSGEFSSMLGRLKDPDNDERFGKIAGHKSLTADFADSFEFFENYRNNNETAIKAMKEYSQTVAAGIVNIQSILDVERFCIGGGISAEDVVIEEIQKSLREFLMVKSGEAINEPSIVKCRFGNAAGCIGALYNFLVMEKNYF; encoded by the coding sequence ATGGAAAGCGAAAAATACCTTGCGATAGATGTGGGCGGAACGGCAATAAAATATGTCACAGCAGACAGTACCGCAGAAATCTCCAAAATCAACGAAATTAAAACCCGAAGAGGCAAAGGGGAAGTCTTTGAATCATTGGATGAAATAATCTCACCCCAACTTAAGAACATATCAGGCATTGCGATGTCGTTTCCTGGAAAAATCGATGCTGAAAAGGGAATCGCCCATACGGCAGGAGCATTCAGATGGATGTCTGACTTGCCTTTGAAATCCATACTGGAAGAGAAATACACAAAACCGGTATGGGTTGAAAATGATGGAAAATGCGGGGCACTGGCGGAATTCTGGAAGGGAAATCTTCGAGGTGTTAAAAACGGAGTTTTTATTGGACTCGGCACAGAAATAGCAGGTGGAATAATACTTGACGGCAAGCTCTATCGAGGGTCATTTGGCTCTTCAGGGGAATTTTCAAGTATGTTAGGCCGTCTTAAGGATCCTGACAACGATGAACGCTTCGGAAAAATTGCAGGACACAAAAGCCTTACAGCAGATTTTGCTGACAGCTTCGAGTTCTTTGAAAACTACAGAAACAACAATGAAACTGCCATAAAAGCAATGAAGGAATATTCACAAACGGTTGCAGCAGGAATAGTAAACATCCAATCAATACTGGACGTTGAAAGGTTCTGCATCGGAGGAGGAATATCAGCCGAAGATGTGGTGATTGAAGAAATTCAAAAAAGTCTCAGGGAATTTCTAATGGTGAAATCCGGCGAAGCGATAAACGAGCCTTCAATCGTTAAATGCCGTTTTGGAAATGCAGCCGGATGTATCGGAGCATTATACAACTTTCTGGTAATGGAAAAAAATTACTTTTAA